A genomic region of Deinococcus aquaedulcis contains the following coding sequences:
- a CDS encoding HpcH/HpaI aldolase/citrate lyase family protein — protein MTANPLPAAARPWRSVLYVPGDKPRAIEKARTLGADAVILDLEDAVAPEHKAGAREDVRAALAQPWPVPVLLRLNAPGTPWHGDDLALAAHPALAGVVLPKVEAPPTLAGPKPLWAMIETPLGVLGAPAIAAAPGVAGLIAGANDLARALRTRPHPGREPLLAALSAVVLAARAYGKVPLDAVYNDVRDPEGLARECVQGRALGFAGKTVIHPGQIEAANTAYGVSGAEAERARALLAAWNEARAAGQSVAIFQGALVEQMHVDEAQDTLALWAAQQG, from the coding sequence GTGACCGCTAATCCCCTTCCTGCCGCCGCGCGCCCCTGGCGCTCCGTGCTGTATGTGCCGGGCGACAAACCCCGCGCCATAGAAAAAGCCCGCACCCTGGGCGCCGATGCGGTGATTCTGGATCTGGAAGACGCGGTGGCCCCCGAACACAAGGCCGGGGCCCGCGAGGACGTGCGCGCCGCGCTGGCCCAGCCCTGGCCGGTGCCGGTGCTGCTGCGCCTGAATGCCCCGGGCACCCCCTGGCACGGGGACGATCTGGCGCTGGCCGCGCACCCGGCGCTGGCTGGGGTGGTGCTGCCCAAGGTCGAGGCGCCGCCCACCCTGGCCGGGCCGAAGCCGCTGTGGGCCATGATTGAAACGCCGCTGGGGGTGCTTGGGGCCCCCGCCATTGCCGCTGCGCCGGGGGTGGCGGGCCTGATTGCCGGGGCCAATGATCTGGCCCGCGCCCTGCGCACCCGCCCCCACCCGGGCCGGGAGCCGCTGCTCGCCGCCCTGAGCGCTGTGGTCCTGGCCGCCCGCGCCTATGGCAAGGTGCCCCTGGACGCCGTGTACAACGATGTGCGCGACCCCGAAGGCTTGGCCCGGGAATGCGTGCAGGGGCGCGCCCTCGGCTTCGCAGGCAAGACGGTGATTCACCCCGGCCAGATCGAAGCCGCCAATACCGCCTATGGCGTGAGCGGCGCCGAAGCCGAGCGCGCCCGCGCCCTGCTGGCCGCCTGGAACGAGGCCCGCGCCGCCGGGCAGAGTGTGGCGATCTTCCAGGGTGCCCTGGTGGAACAGATGCATGTGGACGAGGCCCAGGACACGCTGGCCCTGTGGGCGGCTCAGCAAGGCTGA